From a region of the Sesamum indicum cultivar Zhongzhi No. 13 linkage group LG3, S_indicum_v1.0, whole genome shotgun sequence genome:
- the LOC105159510 gene encoding eukaryotic peptide chain release factor subunit 1-3-like, giving the protein MSDGQETDKNIEIWKIKKLIKALEAARGNGTSMISLIMPPRDQISRVTKMLGDEFGTASNIKSRVNRQSVLGAITSAQQRLKLYNKVPPNGLVLYTGTIVTEDGKEKKVTIDFEPFRPINASLYLCDNKFHTEALNELLESDDKFGFIVMDGNGTLFGTLSGNTREVLHKFTVDLPKKHGRGGQSALRFARLRMEKRHNYVRKTAELATQFFINPQTSQPNVAGLILAGSADFKTELSQSDMFDPRLQAKILNVVDVSYGGENGFNQAIELSAEILSNVKFIQEKRLIGKYFEEISQDTGKYVFGVDDTLKVLEMGAVETLIVWENLDITRYMLKNTVTGEVTIKHFNKEQESQQSNFRDQATNAELEVQEKLSLLEWFANEYRRFGCTLEFVTNKSQEGSQFCRGFGGIGGILRYQLDVRAFDDLSDDGEVYEDSE; this is encoded by the coding sequence ATGTCGGACGGTCAAGAAACTGATAAGAACATTGAGATATGGAAAATCAAGAAGCTTATCAAAGCACTGGAAGCTGCCCGAGGCAATGGTACCAGTATGATTTCTCTTATCATGCCTCCACGCGATCAAATATCTCGTGTTACTAAGATGCTTGGAGATGAATTTGGAACTGCATCTAACATCAAAAGCAGAGTAAATCGCCAATCTGTTCTGGGTGCAATTACATCTGCTCAGCAGAGACTGAAATTGTACAATAAGGTTCCTCCAAATGGACTCGTGCTTTATACTGGAACTATCGTCACTGAGGATGGGAAGGAAAAGAAAGTAACAATTGACTTTGAGCCATTCAGGCCTATAAATGCTTCGCTTTATCTCTGTGACAACAAGTTCCACACTGAGGCGCTTAACGAACTTCTAGAATCTGATGACAAGTTTGGCTTTATTGTTATGGATGGTAATGGGACCCTTTTTGGGACATTGAGTGGTAATACTAGGGAGGTTCTTCACAAATTCACTGTGGACCTTCCTAAGAAGCATGGAAGAGGAGGACAATCTGCTTTGCGGTTTGCCCGTCTGCGGATGGAGAAGCGCCACAACTATGTGAGGAAAACAGCGGAGCTTGCaacccaattttttattaatcctCAGACAAGCCAGCCGAATGTTGCAGGACTCATACTTGCTGGTTCAGCTGACTTCAAGACGGAGCTCAGTCAGTCTGATATGTTTGATCCTCGTCTACAGGCAAAGATTTTGAATGTAGTGGATGTTTCTTACGGAGGGGAAAATGGCTTCAATCAGGCAATTGAGCTGTCCGCTGAGATCCTGTccaatgtaaaatttatacaagAGAAGCGTTTGATAGGCAAGTACTTTGAGGAGATCAGTCAGGACACTGGCAAATATGTTTTTGGTGTGGATGACACATTGAAGGTTCTAGAAATGGGTGCTGTTGAGACACTTATTGTGTGGGAAAATCTGGACATCACTAGATACATGTTGAAGAATACCGTCACTGGTGAAGTTACCATAAAACACTTCAACAAGGAGCAAGAGTCTCAGCAGAGTAACTTCCGTGATCAAGCCACAAATGCTGAATTGGAGGTTCAGGAGAAGCTGTCGCTGCTCGAATGGTTTGCCAATGAATATAGACGATTTGGTTGCACGCTGGAGTTTGTCACTAACAAATCACAAGAGGGATCCCAGTTTTGCCGAGGTTTTGGAGGAATTGGAGGAATCCTGCGCTATCAGTTGGATGTTCGAGCTTTTGATGATCTTTCTGATGATGGAGAAGTTTACGAAGATTCTGAATAG